In one Shinella zoogloeoides genomic region, the following are encoded:
- a CDS encoding flagellar hook-basal body complex protein FliE has product MIESIKGVNGLFSNGALTGVETGTSNSVSAAAAQGTGTQMSFAQVMGDMATEMANTVKLGETKSFEAIQGKATTREVVDAVMNAEQTLQTAIAIRDKVVTAYLEIARMQI; this is encoded by the coding sequence ATGATCGAGAGCATCAAGGGCGTAAACGGCCTCTTCTCCAACGGCGCCCTCACCGGCGTGGAGACCGGCACTTCCAATTCCGTGTCCGCTGCCGCCGCGCAGGGAACCGGCACCCAGATGTCCTTCGCCCAGGTGATGGGCGACATGGCCACCGAGATGGCCAATACGGTCAAGCTGGGTGAAACCAAGTCCTTCGAGGCCATCCAGGGCAAGGCGACGACCCGCGAAGTGGTCGACGCCGTCATGAACGCCGAGCAGACGCTGCAGACCGCCATCGCCATTCGCGACAAGGTCGTCACCGCCTATCTCGAAATCGCCAGAATGCAGATCTGA
- the flgC gene encoding flagellar basal body rod protein FlgC produces MDPLVASMKVAASGLEAQSTRIRIVSENLANARSTGDTPGADPFRRKTVTFAAELDRATNASLVEVERLGVDEGEFSTEYDPGNPAADEKGFVKMPNVNVLIEMADMREANRSYEANLQSIKQSRDLISATIDLLRASQ; encoded by the coding sequence ATGGATCCGCTCGTAGCTTCAATGAAAGTCGCGGCCTCGGGACTTGAGGCGCAGTCCACCCGCATTCGCATTGTTTCGGAAAACCTGGCGAACGCCCGCTCGACGGGCGACACGCCCGGCGCGGACCCCTTCCGCCGCAAGACCGTGACCTTCGCCGCCGAACTCGACCGCGCGACCAATGCCTCGCTCGTCGAAGTCGAGCGCCTCGGTGTCGACGAGGGCGAATTCTCGACCGAATACGACCCCGGCAATCCGGCCGCCGACGAGAAGGGCTTCGTCAAGATGCCGAACGTCAACGTGCTGATCGAAATGGCCGACATGCGCGAAGCCAACCGCTCCTATGAAGCCAACCTGCAGAGCATCAAGCAGTCGCGCGACCTGATCAGCGCGACGATCGACCTTCTGAGGGCATCGCAATGA
- a CDS encoding flagellar basal body P-ring protein FlgI, whose protein sequence is MQSLLARLAAFVACLLLAAGPALPAARIKDVASLQAGRENQLIGYGLVVGLQGTGDSMRSSPFTEQSMRAMLQNLGISMVGTQTRAKNIAAVLVTANLPPFASPGSRIDITVGSLGDATSLRGGTLVMTSLSGADGAIYAVAQGSIVVTGVSAGGDAATVQQGVTTAGRVPNGAIIERELPSRFKDASDLVLQLRNPDFSTAVGMADAINRYAAAQYGAPIAESRDSQSVYIAKPKMADLARLMADIENLVVETDAPARVVINERTGTIVIGQDVRISPVAVSYGTLTVQVNEMPEVIQPEPFSRGVTAVQPRTDILVQEDGGNVAMLDGSSLRSLVSGLNSIGVKPDGIISILQSIKTAGALQAELVLQ, encoded by the coding sequence ATGCAGTCCCTCCTTGCCCGTCTCGCCGCCTTCGTCGCCTGCCTGCTGCTTGCGGCGGGACCGGCGCTGCCAGCCGCCCGCATCAAGGACGTGGCCTCGCTGCAGGCCGGCCGTGAAAACCAGCTCATCGGCTACGGCCTCGTCGTCGGTCTCCAGGGCACCGGCGACAGCATGCGCTCCTCGCCCTTCACCGAGCAGTCCATGCGCGCGATGCTGCAGAACCTCGGCATCTCGATGGTCGGCACGCAGACACGCGCCAAGAACATCGCCGCCGTGCTCGTCACCGCCAACCTGCCGCCCTTCGCCAGCCCCGGCAGCCGCATCGACATCACGGTCGGCTCGCTCGGCGATGCGACGTCGCTGCGCGGCGGCACGCTCGTCATGACCTCGCTTTCCGGCGCCGACGGCGCCATCTACGCCGTCGCGCAGGGCTCCATCGTCGTCACCGGCGTCAGCGCCGGCGGTGATGCGGCGACCGTGCAGCAGGGCGTGACCACCGCCGGCCGGGTGCCGAACGGCGCGATCATTGAACGCGAACTCCCCTCGCGCTTCAAGGACGCCTCCGATCTCGTCCTGCAATTGCGCAACCCCGATTTCTCGACCGCCGTCGGCATGGCCGACGCGATAAACCGCTATGCGGCTGCCCAGTACGGCGCGCCGATCGCCGAATCGCGCGATTCGCAGTCCGTCTACATCGCCAAGCCGAAGATGGCGGACCTTGCCCGCCTGATGGCCGATATAGAGAACCTCGTCGTGGAGACCGATGCGCCGGCGCGCGTCGTGATCAACGAGCGAACGGGCACGATCGTCATCGGCCAGGACGTGCGCATCTCGCCCGTCGCCGTCAGCTACGGGACGCTGACCGTGCAGGTCAACGAGATGCCCGAGGTGATCCAGCCGGAACCCTTCTCCAGGGGCGTGACGGCCGTCCAGCCGCGCACGGATATCCTCGTGCAGGAAGATGGCGGCAATGTCGCCATGCTCGACGGCTCCAGCCTGCGATCGCTCGTCTCCGGCCTCAACAGCATCGGCGTCAAGCCGGATGGCATCATCTCCATCCTGCAAAGCATCAAGACGGCCGGTGCTCTCCAGGCAGAACTGGTGCTGCAATGA
- the fliI gene encoding flagellar protein export ATPase FliI — protein sequence MMEGHIPEGGRMLNALAGLVRRYSSPEFSVTHGGHVQTIAAGNYTVSGLSRHVRLGEFVAHKSATGIHLGEVVRVEQETVVVCPIEPGEPIGIHDTVIRKGAFRIAPTGSWCGRTINALGEPIDGLGPLAQGEERRSISNTAPPSMTRRRIEEGFSTGVRAIDIFAPLCLGQRLGIFAGSGVGKSTLLSMLARADAFDKVVIALVGERGREVREFIEDTLGDNLAKSVAVVATSDESPMLRKMAPLTAVTIAEHYRDQGDNVLLIIDSVTRFAHAIREVATASGEPPIARGYPASVFTELPRLLERAGPGAEGAGTITAIISILVDGDNHNDPIADSTRGILDGHIVMERSLAEEGRYPPINPLASISRLARKAWTPDQEKLVSRLKSLVHRFEETRDLRLIGGYRPGGDPDLDMAIKQVPIIYEVLKQTPGEDPAADAFADLAIALRNAATQGGAPATRRG from the coding sequence ATGATGGAAGGACACATTCCCGAAGGCGGGCGCATGCTGAACGCCCTTGCAGGACTGGTGCGGCGCTATTCCTCGCCGGAATTCTCGGTCACCCATGGCGGCCATGTCCAGACGATCGCGGCCGGCAACTACACGGTCAGCGGCCTGTCGCGGCATGTGCGGCTCGGCGAGTTCGTGGCCCACAAGAGCGCCACCGGCATCCATCTCGGCGAGGTCGTGCGCGTCGAGCAGGAGACGGTGGTCGTCTGCCCGATCGAGCCGGGCGAACCGATCGGCATCCACGACACGGTCATCCGCAAGGGCGCCTTCCGCATCGCGCCGACTGGCTCCTGGTGCGGCCGCACGATCAACGCGCTCGGCGAGCCGATTGACGGCCTCGGCCCGCTCGCCCAGGGCGAGGAGCGCCGGTCCATTTCCAACACCGCCCCGCCCTCGATGACGCGCCGACGCATCGAGGAGGGCTTCAGCACGGGCGTGCGCGCCATCGATATCTTCGCCCCGCTCTGCCTCGGCCAGCGCCTCGGCATCTTCGCCGGCTCCGGTGTCGGCAAGTCGACGCTGCTCTCGATGCTGGCGCGGGCGGATGCCTTCGACAAGGTGGTGATCGCCCTCGTCGGCGAGCGCGGCCGCGAAGTGCGCGAATTCATCGAGGATACGCTGGGCGACAACCTCGCCAAGTCCGTCGCGGTCGTGGCGACCAGCGACGAGAGCCCGATGCTGCGCAAGATGGCGCCGCTGACCGCCGTGACGATTGCCGAGCACTACCGCGACCAGGGCGACAACGTCCTGCTCATCATCGACAGCGTGACGCGTTTCGCCCATGCGATCCGCGAGGTGGCGACCGCGTCGGGTGAGCCGCCGATCGCCCGCGGCTATCCGGCCTCCGTCTTCACCGAACTGCCGCGCCTTCTGGAGCGGGCAGGGCCGGGCGCGGAAGGGGCGGGCACCATCACGGCGATCATCTCGATTCTCGTCGATGGCGACAACCACAACGACCCGATCGCCGATTCGACGCGCGGCATCCTCGACGGCCACATCGTGATGGAGCGCAGCCTTGCGGAAGAGGGGCGCTATCCGCCGATCAACCCGCTCGCCTCGATCTCGCGCCTTGCCCGCAAGGCCTGGACGCCGGATCAGGAAAAACTCGTGTCGCGGCTGAAATCGCTCGTCCACCGCTTCGAGGAAACGCGGGACCTGCGCCTCATCGGCGGCTATCGCCCCGGCGGCGATCCCGACCTCGACATGGCGATCAAGCAGGTGCCGATCATCTATGAGGTTCTGAAACAGACACCAGGCGAGGACCCTGCCGCCGATGCCTTCGCCGATCTTGCGATCGCACTGCGCAATGCGGCCACGCAGGGCGGCGCGCCGGCAACGCGAAGGGGATGA
- the flgF gene encoding flagellar basal-body rod protein FlgF: MQTGLYVSLSSQLALERRMTTLADNVANSTTVGFRATEVKFNQVVSDQKNADVAFVSQGNEFISTRSGGITETGGTLDFAIKGDAWFQVETPSGPTLTRDGRFTLTDAGELVTLNGYPVLDAGGGPIQIDAAAGPILLSADGQLNQNGRPVAALGIFEADLSGGFVRAGNSGIIPALQPQPIVDRVDAGVVQGYVEESNVNAIGEMTQLIQVTRAFENVAALIRDSEESMKEALRTFGGR; encoded by the coding sequence ATGCAGACCGGGCTCTATGTATCGCTTTCGTCCCAGCTTGCGCTCGAACGCCGCATGACCACGCTTGCCGACAATGTGGCGAACTCGACGACGGTCGGCTTTCGCGCCACGGAGGTCAAGTTCAACCAGGTCGTCAGCGACCAGAAGAACGCCGACGTCGCCTTCGTCTCGCAGGGCAACGAGTTCATCTCGACGCGCAGCGGCGGCATCACCGAGACCGGCGGCACGCTCGATTTTGCGATCAAGGGCGACGCCTGGTTCCAGGTGGAGACGCCTTCCGGCCCGACGCTGACCCGCGACGGCCGCTTCACGCTGACGGATGCCGGTGAACTGGTGACGCTCAACGGCTATCCTGTCCTCGATGCGGGCGGCGGTCCCATCCAGATCGACGCGGCGGCGGGCCCGATCCTGCTCAGCGCCGACGGCCAGCTCAACCAGAACGGCCGCCCGGTGGCGGCGCTCGGCATTTTCGAGGCCGATCTTTCGGGTGGTTTCGTGCGCGCCGGCAACAGCGGCATCATTCCGGCCCTCCAGCCCCAGCCCATCGTCGACCGCGTCGATGCCGGCGTGGTGCAGGGCTATGTGGAAGAATCCAACGTCAACGCCATCGGCGAGATGACGCAGCTCATCCAGGTCACGCGCGCCTTCGAGAACGTCGCCGCGCTTATTCGCGACAGCGAAGAATCGATGAAGGAAGCGCTCCGTACCTTCGGCGGAAGGTAA
- a CDS encoding DUF1217 domain-containing protein: MTTTYTSYKLISSDLPTSLKRVSEQPDVKRETEYYLDRIGSIKSIDEFFADSRLYNYAMKAHGLEDMAYAKAFMRKVLTEGIDDKDAFANQLSDTRYKELAEALNFARHGELATTFERAQKGVVDKYARQTLEIGAGEDNTGVRLALYFERMAPSITSGYSIIADDALAQVVRTAFQLPAEFAATDIDRQAAYYEDILKIEEFKDPSKIGKFLERFTAMWELENPVGSYDPLTAFQPSSLTGISTDLLLSINNLKLGGR, from the coding sequence GTGACGACCACCTATACGAGCTACAAGCTGATTTCCTCCGACCTCCCGACGTCGCTGAAGCGCGTCTCGGAGCAGCCGGACGTCAAGCGCGAGACGGAGTACTACCTCGACAGGATCGGCAGCATAAAGTCGATCGACGAGTTCTTCGCCGACAGCCGGCTCTACAACTATGCGATGAAGGCGCACGGGCTGGAGGACATGGCCTATGCCAAGGCCTTCATGCGCAAGGTCCTGACGGAAGGCATCGACGACAAGGACGCCTTCGCCAACCAGCTCAGCGATACCCGCTACAAGGAACTGGCCGAAGCGCTGAACTTCGCCCGGCACGGCGAGCTTGCCACCACCTTCGAGCGCGCCCAGAAGGGCGTCGTCGACAAATATGCCCGCCAGACGCTGGAGATCGGCGCGGGCGAGGACAATACGGGTGTGCGCCTGGCGCTCTATTTCGAACGCATGGCGCCTTCCATCACGTCGGGCTATTCCATCATCGCCGACGACGCGCTGGCGCAGGTCGTGCGCACCGCCTTCCAGCTTCCGGCCGAATTCGCAGCCACGGATATCGACCGGCAGGCGGCCTATTACGAGGACATTCTGAAAATCGAGGAATTCAAGGACCCCTCGAAGATCGGCAAGTTCCTCGAGCGCTTCACCGCGATGTGGGAACTCGAAAATCCCGTCGGCAGCTACGATCCGCTGACCGCCTTCCAGCCGTCGAGCCTCACCGGCATTTCGACGGACCTGCTGCTTTCCATCAACAACCTGAAACTCGGAGGTCGCTGA
- the flgB gene encoding flagellar basal body rod protein FlgB, which translates to MQPIQLFELASKQAEWLSIRQSVVAGNIANANTPGFKAKDVTPFQSVLETTGMRMAATQRGHFTETEMASRVIETTPTEEIGVQESGNTVGLAEELMKEGQVKREFDLNAGLVKAFHRMMLMTVRR; encoded by the coding sequence ATGCAACCGATACAACTGTTTGAACTGGCATCGAAGCAGGCCGAATGGCTCTCAATTCGCCAGAGCGTGGTTGCAGGCAACATCGCCAACGCCAACACCCCCGGGTTCAAGGCGAAGGACGTGACCCCCTTCCAGTCCGTGCTCGAAACGACGGGCATGCGCATGGCGGCGACGCAGCGAGGCCATTTCACCGAAACCGAAATGGCAAGCCGCGTCATCGAGACCACACCCACCGAAGAGATCGGCGTGCAGGAATCCGGCAACACGGTCGGCCTTGCCGAGGAACTCATGAAGGAGGGCCAGGTCAAGCGTGAGTTCGACTTGAATGCCGGCCTCGTAAAGGCCTTTCATCGCATGATGCTGATGACAGTCAGAAGGTAA
- a CDS encoding flagellar protein — MTVTDFDADETIQPLRRPERGRYSLGDKVLVGAGVMLAAGAAFFPWYVFLNPEKFSVPTLWEGATRDLPETAGREVVSVSPAAMVDDDNEPALESVDPVATATTSGLGAEKKLGAPVETGLDQPLPASSGFRLMHVANGRALIEDARGMYIVRVGSILPDNSRLATLEQRDGAWVIVTSSGTVIKRN; from the coding sequence ATGACAGTGACGGATTTCGACGCAGACGAGACCATCCAGCCGCTCAGGCGGCCGGAACGGGGACGCTACAGCCTGGGTGACAAGGTGCTTGTCGGCGCCGGCGTGATGCTTGCCGCCGGCGCGGCCTTCTTTCCCTGGTACGTCTTCCTGAACCCGGAAAAATTCTCGGTGCCGACCCTCTGGGAGGGCGCGACCCGCGATCTACCGGAAACGGCGGGCAGGGAGGTGGTGAGCGTTTCGCCCGCCGCCATGGTCGACGACGACAACGAACCGGCGCTCGAAAGCGTCGATCCGGTCGCCACGGCCACCACGTCGGGCCTCGGCGCGGAAAAGAAGCTCGGCGCGCCGGTGGAAACCGGCCTCGACCAGCCGCTGCCGGCCAGTTCCGGCTTCCGCCTGATGCATGTGGCCAATGGCCGGGCGCTGATCGAGGATGCCCGCGGCATGTATATCGTTCGCGTCGGCTCGATCCTGCCTGATAACAGCCGCCTTGCGACCCTCGAACAGCGCGACGGCGCCTGGGTGATCGTCACCTCGAGCGGCACGGTCATCAAGCGCAACTGA
- the flgA gene encoding flagellar basal body P-ring formation chaperone FlgA, which yields MMFRLIAALRTGKVLSALRRLALAAPAVLVGLLLADAALADARTAVVPKRIIYPGEEIDAGFLEEVEVTNPNIVKGYAENIAAVSGMISKRTLLPGRVILVSALREPFAVSRGTTVQLVFDGGSLVLRAAGTPLQDAAVGDLIKVRNKDSGVIVSGTVMADGTVHVVAK from the coding sequence ATGATGTTTCGCCTGATAGCAGCTCTTCGTACGGGAAAGGTCCTTTCGGCCCTGCGGCGCTTGGCCCTTGCCGCGCCCGCCGTGCTTGTCGGCCTTCTCCTTGCCGATGCGGCGCTCGCCGACGCGCGCACCGCCGTCGTGCCCAAGCGCATCATCTATCCCGGCGAGGAGATAGACGCGGGCTTTCTCGAAGAGGTTGAGGTCACCAACCCGAACATCGTGAAGGGTTATGCCGAGAACATCGCCGCCGTCAGCGGCATGATCTCCAAGCGCACGCTGCTTCCGGGCCGGGTCATCCTCGTCTCCGCGCTGCGCGAGCCCTTCGCCGTTTCCCGCGGCACCACCGTGCAGCTCGTCTTCGACGGTGGCTCGCTCGTGCTGCGCGCCGCCGGGACGCCCTTGCAGGACGCGGCGGTCGGCGACCTCATCAAGGTCCGCAACAAGGATTCGGGCGTGATCGTCTCCGGGACGGTCATGGCGGACGGAACCGTACATGTGGTGGCGAAATGA
- a CDS encoding FliM/FliN family flagellar motor switch protein — protein MSAATVTSLPTMDPVVLARLTGKLGDQATISRLCASLGDVFSEFLPDMLESELGFEVAVSYAGFTTGRYGALVSGLGGAMACCDASLRDWCERFTLICDSPMIITLVENMLGAVSDSIEDPEARPLSKIELDVAAMMFDRISSVLKTAVNGANGFEPFLGSAHNAETRKPSEDGSDEDFVAMVNMAVGIGPVLSTFHVVVPQGVLLKSTIAAPKPANTPKTRVEWSEQLGEQVRRSKVTLEARIRLESQTLDTISRLQAGDIIPFHEASDVRVEVNANGRDLYVCEFGRSGARYTVRVKDTYGSEEDLLQHIIG, from the coding sequence ATGAGCGCAGCGACCGTGACCTCCCTTCCCACTATGGACCCCGTCGTCCTGGCGCGCCTTACCGGCAAGCTCGGCGACCAGGCGACCATTTCCAGGCTCTGCGCCAGCCTCGGCGACGTCTTTTCCGAATTCCTGCCCGACATGCTGGAAAGCGAACTCGGCTTCGAGGTCGCCGTCTCCTATGCCGGCTTTACGACCGGGCGCTACGGCGCGCTCGTCTCCGGCCTCGGCGGCGCGATGGCCTGCTGCGATGCGTCGCTGCGCGACTGGTGCGAGCGCTTCACGCTGATTTGCGACAGCCCGATGATCATCACGCTCGTCGAGAACATGCTCGGCGCCGTCAGCGATTCGATCGAAGACCCGGAGGCGCGCCCGCTCTCCAAGATCGAGCTCGACGTCGCGGCGATGATGTTCGACCGCATTTCCAGCGTGCTGAAGACGGCCGTCAACGGCGCGAACGGCTTCGAGCCCTTCCTCGGCAGCGCACACAACGCGGAGACCCGCAAGCCTTCGGAAGACGGCAGCGACGAGGATTTCGTCGCCATGGTCAACATGGCCGTCGGCATCGGCCCGGTGCTCTCGACCTTCCATGTCGTCGTTCCGCAGGGCGTGCTGCTGAAGTCGACCATCGCGGCGCCCAAGCCGGCCAACACGCCGAAGACCCGCGTCGAATGGAGCGAGCAGCTCGGCGAGCAGGTGCGGCGCTCCAAGGTGACGCTGGAGGCGCGCATCCGCCTCGAATCCCAGACGCTCGACACGATCAGCCGGCTGCAGGCGGGCGACATCATCCCGTTCCACGAGGCAAGCGATGTGCGCGTGGAGGTGAATGCCAACGGCCGCGACCTCTATGTCTGCGAATTCGGCCGCTCGGGCGCCCGCTACACGGTTCGCGTCAAGGATACCTACGGCTCGGAGGAAGACCTTCTCCAGCACATCATCGGCTAG
- the fliN gene encoding flagellar motor switch protein FliN, protein MAPKKTPIADDIMSSINAGDQELEQAIDDLRGVLQKDAAGSAGADLPATVEDDPLAAFGGDFGTSDFGASAATSDFGADASFGGSDFGGSDFGGGNDFSADLGEAPRPGSAMQSNMDLIMDIPIDLQIVLGSSQMQVSSLMNLSEGATIALDRRIGEPVEVMVNGRIIGRGEITVLENDDTRFGVKLIEVKSTRKI, encoded by the coding sequence ATGGCACCGAAGAAAACACCCATCGCTGACGACATCATGTCTTCCATCAATGCAGGCGACCAGGAACTGGAGCAGGCGATCGACGACCTGCGCGGCGTTCTTCAGAAGGATGCCGCAGGTTCCGCCGGCGCCGATCTCCCGGCGACGGTAGAGGACGACCCGCTTGCCGCCTTCGGCGGCGATTTCGGCACATCGGACTTCGGCGCCAGCGCGGCCACGTCGGATTTCGGCGCGGATGCCAGCTTCGGCGGCTCGGATTTTGGCGGCAGCGATTTCGGCGGCGGTAACGATTTTTCCGCCGATCTCGGCGAGGCCCCGCGTCCGGGCAGCGCCATGCAGTCCAACATGGACCTCATCATGGACATCCCGATCGATCTGCAGATCGTTCTGGGTTCCTCGCAGATGCAGGTCTCCAGCCTCATGAACCTCAGCGAAGGCGCCACCATCGCGCTCGACCGCCGCATCGGCGAGCCGGTCGAGGTCATGGTCAACGGCCGGATCATCGGCCGCGGCGAAATCACCGTTCTGGAAAACGACGACACCCGCTTCGGGGTCAAGCTCATCGAAGTAAAGAGTACACGCAAGATCTGA
- a CDS encoding MotE family protein, with the protein MMNMTLSTLARRLALPLAGVVMLAIPGAFAEERPVVTTTTASGDEVREFCTNIADAARDQRYLLQKQELETLQKDVDERIKVLETRRAEYEDWLKRRNEFLKSAEAGLVEIYRKMKPDAAAGQLAELDPEIASAIVMKLPPRQSSTILGEMPADKAAALTRIIASATDPNTSKDPS; encoded by the coding sequence ATGATGAACATGACCCTTTCCACGCTTGCCCGCAGGCTCGCCCTTCCGCTCGCCGGCGTCGTCATGCTGGCCATTCCCGGCGCCTTCGCCGAGGAGCGGCCCGTCGTCACGACGACCACGGCGAGCGGCGACGAGGTCCGCGAATTCTGCACCAACATCGCCGATGCCGCGCGCGACCAGCGCTATCTCCTCCAGAAGCAGGAGCTCGAAACCCTGCAGAAGGACGTCGACGAGCGCATCAAGGTGCTGGAAACCCGCCGGGCCGAATACGAGGACTGGCTGAAGCGTCGCAACGAATTCCTGAAGTCCGCGGAAGCCGGCCTCGTCGAGATCTACCGCAAGATGAAGCCGGATGCGGCCGCCGGCCAGCTTGCCGAGCTCGACCCGGAGATCGCGTCCGCCATCGTCATGAAGCTGCCGCCGCGCCAGTCGAGCACCATCCTCGGCGAAATGCCGGCCGACAAGGCCGCCGCGCTCACCCGCATCATCGCCTCGGCGACCGATCCGAACACCTCGAAGGACCCGTCATGA
- the motA gene encoding flagellar motor stator protein MotA: MNIIIGLIVTVGCVLGGFMAMGGHVEVLNQPFELLIIGGAGVGGFIVANTMKVIKETGKALGEAFKHKVPKERDYLDTLGVLYSLMRDLRTKSRNEIEAHIDNPEESPIFQSAPTVLKNKELTAFICDYVRLIIIGNARSHEIEALMDEEIQTITRDKMKPYQALSTMGDAFPAIGIIAAVLGVIKAMGKINESPEVLGGLIGSALVGTMLGIFLSYSIVTPITTNIKVVREKQNRLYVIVKQTLLAYMNGSVPQVALEYGRKTISSYERPSIDAVEQEMMNPGGGDTKAA; encoded by the coding sequence ATGAACATCATTATCGGTCTCATCGTTACCGTCGGCTGCGTCTTGGGCGGCTTCATGGCCATGGGCGGGCATGTCGAAGTGCTCAACCAGCCGTTCGAACTCTTGATCATCGGCGGCGCCGGCGTCGGCGGCTTCATCGTGGCGAACACGATGAAGGTGATCAAGGAAACCGGCAAGGCGCTGGGCGAGGCCTTCAAGCACAAGGTGCCGAAGGAACGCGACTACCTCGACACGCTCGGCGTTCTCTACAGCCTGATGCGGGACCTGCGCACGAAATCGCGCAACGAGATCGAGGCGCATATCGACAATCCCGAGGAATCCCCGATCTTCCAGTCCGCGCCGACCGTGCTGAAGAACAAGGAACTGACCGCCTTCATCTGCGACTACGTCCGCCTCATCATCATCGGCAATGCCCGCAGCCACGAGATCGAGGCGTTGATGGACGAGGAGATCCAGACGATCACGCGCGACAAGATGAAGCCCTACCAGGCGCTCTCGACCATGGGCGACGCCTTCCCGGCCATCGGCATCATCGCGGCCGTTCTCGGCGTCATCAAGGCCATGGGCAAGATCAACGAGTCGCCCGAAGTGCTCGGCGGCCTGATCGGCTCGGCCCTCGTCGGCACCATGCTCGGCATCTTCCTGTCCTATTCGATCGTCACCCCCATCACCACCAACATCAAGGTGGTACGCGAGAAGCAGAACCGCCTCTATGTGATCGTCAAGCAGACGCTGCTCGCCTACATGAACGGCTCGGTTCCGCAGGTCGCGCTGGAATACGGCCGCAAGACCATCTCCTCCTATGAGCGCCCGTCGATCGACGCGGTGGAGCAAGAAATGATGAACCCCGGCGGCGGCGACACGAAGGCGGCCTGA
- the flgG gene encoding flagellar basal-body rod protein FlgG, which yields MKALAIAATGMNAQQTNLEVIANNIANINTTGFKRARAEFSDLLYQTERAAGVPNRANQAVVPEGAIIGLGVKTAAVRNLHLQGGLVSTGNSFDMALIGRGWFQIEAADGSTLYTRAGAFNTNAEGQLVTLDGYTVVPGINVPIDATEVTVSKSGQVYATVGGQQQELGQITLANFVNEAGLEPLGENLYRETAASGPANVGAPDEAGFAYIQQNYLEASNVDPVKEITDLISAQRAYEMNSKIIQAADEMAAVVSKNLR from the coding sequence ATGAAAGCCCTTGCCATCGCCGCCACCGGCATGAACGCGCAGCAGACCAACCTTGAGGTCATCGCGAACAACATCGCGAACATCAACACGACCGGCTTCAAGCGCGCCCGCGCCGAATTCTCGGACCTGCTCTACCAGACCGAGCGCGCCGCCGGCGTGCCGAACCGCGCCAACCAGGCCGTGGTGCCGGAAGGTGCCATCATCGGCCTCGGCGTCAAGACCGCCGCCGTGCGCAACCTGCACCTCCAGGGCGGCCTCGTCTCTACCGGCAATTCCTTCGACATGGCGCTGATCGGCCGCGGCTGGTTCCAGATCGAGGCGGCGGACGGCTCCACGCTCTATACCCGCGCCGGCGCCTTCAACACCAATGCCGAGGGCCAGCTCGTCACGCTCGACGGCTATACCGTCGTCCCCGGCATCAACGTTCCGATCGACGCGACGGAAGTCACCGTCAGCAAGTCCGGCCAGGTCTATGCCACCGTTGGCGGCCAGCAGCAGGAACTCGGCCAGATCACGCTGGCGAACTTCGTCAACGAGGCGGGTCTCGAGCCGCTCGGCGAAAACCTCTACCGCGAGACCGCCGCTTCGGGCCCGGCCAATGTCGGCGCGCCGGACGAAGCGGGCTTTGCCTATATCCAGCAGAACTACCTCGAAGCCTCCAACGTCGATCCGGTCAAGGAAATCACCGACCTGATCTCGGCCCAGCGCGCTTACGAGATGAACTCCAAGATCATCCAGGCTGCGGACGAAATGGCGGCGGTGGTCAGCAAGAACCTGAGATAG